One Mycolicibacterium goodii genomic region harbors:
- a CDS encoding TetR/AcrR family transcriptional regulator — protein MSDPAMESTRRRLSARQADTVERLGRAAVELISREGYAGLTVRRVAAEAGVGSATAYTYFSSKEHLVAEVFWRRLSAAPPAVHESTDPATRVVEVLQHIASLVADEPAFAGAVTTALLGKDPDVDALRQRIGADIRQRLVAALGPEVRIDVIEALELLYTGTMVWAGMGYDSYPDVARRLEKSARLVLS, from the coding sequence GTGTCCGATCCGGCCATGGAGTCGACCCGTCGCCGTCTGAGCGCACGGCAGGCAGACACCGTCGAACGTCTGGGACGGGCGGCGGTCGAACTGATCAGTCGAGAGGGTTACGCCGGGCTCACCGTACGGCGCGTCGCGGCCGAGGCGGGCGTCGGTTCGGCAACGGCCTACACGTACTTCTCCTCGAAGGAACACCTTGTCGCCGAGGTGTTCTGGCGCAGGCTGTCCGCGGCTCCGCCCGCCGTCCACGAATCGACAGACCCGGCGACCCGCGTGGTCGAGGTGCTGCAGCACATCGCGTCGCTGGTCGCCGACGAACCCGCGTTCGCGGGCGCGGTCACCACGGCGCTGCTGGGCAAGGATCCAGATGTGGACGCCCTGCGCCAGCGCATCGGCGCCGACATCCGGCAGCGTCTGGTCGCGGCGCTGGGACCCGAGGTCCGGATCGACGTCATCGAGGCGCTCGAGCTGCTCTACACCGGGACCATGGTGTGGGCGGGAATGGGATACGACTCGTATCCCGACGTCGCGCGGCGCCTGGAGAAGTCAGCCCGCCTGGTGCTCAGCTGA
- a CDS encoding class I SAM-dependent methyltransferase, with protein MSPADTALPPRAERLFALAEQVTGFMPTDEGRALYDAAVRYLAGGIGVEIGTYCGKSTVMLGAAAQETGSVLYTVDHHHGSEEHQPGWEYHDASLVDPVTGLLDTLPRMRHTLDAAGLDDHVVAIVGRSPVVARGWRTPLRFLFIDGGHTEEAAQRDFDGWARWVETGGALVIHDVFPNPEDGGQAPFHIYQRALGTGAFREVSATGSMRVLERTSGEPGTLD; from the coding sequence ATGAGCCCTGCCGACACCGCCCTGCCGCCCCGCGCGGAGCGTCTGTTCGCCCTGGCCGAGCAGGTCACCGGCTTCATGCCGACAGACGAGGGCCGCGCTCTCTACGACGCCGCGGTGCGCTACCTCGCCGGCGGCATCGGTGTCGAGATCGGCACCTACTGCGGGAAATCGACGGTCATGCTCGGTGCCGCCGCGCAGGAGACCGGGTCGGTGCTCTACACCGTCGACCACCACCACGGCTCCGAGGAGCATCAGCCGGGGTGGGAGTACCACGACGCCTCGCTCGTCGACCCCGTGACGGGTCTGCTCGACACGCTTCCCAGGATGCGGCACACCCTCGACGCAGCGGGCCTCGACGACCACGTGGTCGCCATCGTCGGGCGGTCACCCGTCGTCGCCAGGGGCTGGCGGACCCCGTTGCGGTTCCTGTTCATCGACGGCGGCCACACCGAGGAGGCCGCGCAGCGGGATTTCGACGGCTGGGCCCGCTGGGTCGAGACGGGTGGCGCGCTGGTCATCCACGACGTGTTCCCGAATCCCGAGGACGGTGGCCAGGCCCCGTTCCACATCTATCAGCGCGCGCTGGGCACCGGGGCGTTCCGCGAGGTGTCCGCGACCGGTTCGATGCGGGTGCTGGAGCGGACCTCGGGGGAACCCGGCACGCTCGACTAG
- a CDS encoding TetR/AcrR family transcriptional regulator, translated as MTTALTGTAAAGGSGGDAFRSRLLDGLSAAIHDKGYRDSTVADIVRHARTSKRTFYDQFASKEACFIELLRANNTALVDRIRAAVDPEADWQDQISQAVGAYVEHIESAPSITLSWIRELPAIGVQARPLQRDAMGALTDLLIELSDSPGFRRARIDGLSRPMAIILLGGLRELTALIVEDGHDIREIYEPAVAASRAILTARSAEHQAG; from the coding sequence ATGACGACCGCGCTCACCGGCACCGCCGCTGCGGGGGGCTCAGGCGGTGACGCGTTCCGTTCCCGCCTGCTCGACGGCCTGTCGGCGGCCATCCATGACAAGGGCTACCGCGACAGCACCGTCGCCGACATCGTTCGCCACGCCCGCACCTCCAAACGCACGTTCTACGACCAGTTCGCCAGCAAAGAGGCGTGTTTCATCGAGCTGCTGCGCGCCAACAACACCGCGCTCGTCGACCGCATCCGAGCGGCCGTCGATCCCGAGGCCGACTGGCAGGACCAGATCAGCCAGGCCGTGGGCGCCTACGTCGAGCACATCGAATCGGCGCCGAGTATCACGCTGAGCTGGATCCGTGAGCTCCCCGCTATCGGCGTCCAAGCCCGCCCGCTGCAGCGCGACGCGATGGGCGCGCTCACCGATCTGCTCATCGAACTGAGCGACAGCCCCGGTTTCCGGCGCGCCCGGATCGACGGGCTCAGCAGGCCGATGGCCATCATCCTGCTGGGCGGCCTACGCGAACTCACCGCGTTGATCGTCGAGGACGGCCACGACATCCGCGAGATCTACGAACCGGCTGTCGCGGCATCGCGGGCGATCCTGACCGCGCGCTCAGCTGAGCACCAGGCGGGCTGA
- a CDS encoding class I SAM-dependent methyltransferase: MTDKLKVDLHGAPQTMLATFYAKALDAHLPTPILGDQLAADIAERIDYDWARTSITAARSPAVTTRAAHFDRWTRQFLAAHPDAVVLHLGCGLDGRYFRLEPGPRVEWYDIDYPEVARIREQLYPSREHYHLVAASVTDPAWLDDVQAGRPTLMLGEGLTMYLTETEGVALLRRVVDRFATGELQFDAFNTLGIRTQWSNTVVRRSGATLRWGINGPDDILSQVPGTRLLAWTSPFDDPVFRELSWYFRLIATIMRPVPKLRYMAQYHRYAF; this comes from the coding sequence ATGACCGACAAGCTCAAGGTCGACCTGCACGGGGCACCACAGACCATGCTCGCGACGTTCTACGCCAAAGCGCTCGACGCGCACCTGCCCACACCGATCCTGGGTGACCAGCTGGCCGCCGACATCGCCGAGCGCATCGACTACGACTGGGCGAGAACATCGATCACCGCGGCCCGATCGCCCGCGGTGACCACCCGCGCCGCCCATTTCGACAGATGGACACGTCAGTTCCTGGCCGCGCATCCCGACGCGGTCGTGCTGCACCTGGGCTGTGGGCTCGACGGCCGGTACTTCCGGCTCGAACCGGGACCGCGAGTGGAGTGGTACGACATCGACTACCCCGAGGTCGCACGCATTCGCGAACAGCTGTACCCGAGCCGGGAGCATTACCACCTGGTGGCCGCCTCGGTGACCGATCCCGCGTGGCTCGACGACGTGCAGGCCGGTCGGCCGACGCTGATGCTCGGCGAAGGGCTCACGATGTACCTCACCGAGACCGAAGGCGTCGCCCTGCTGCGACGCGTCGTCGACCGGTTCGCCACGGGTGAACTGCAGTTCGACGCGTTCAACACCCTGGGGATCCGGACGCAGTGGTCCAACACCGTGGTGCGCCGGTCGGGGGCCACACTCCGCTGGGGGATCAATGGACCCGACGACATCCTGTCGCAAGTGCCCGGCACTCGGCTGTTGGCGTGGACGTCGCCGTTCGACGATCCGGTGTTCCGCGAATTGAGTTGGTATTTCCGGTTGATCGCGACGATCATGCGGCCCGTGCCGAAATTGCGCTACATGGCGCAGTACCACCGTTACGCCTTCTGA
- a CDS encoding SRPBCC family protein, with protein MTAPVTACVPIAADPAVVYALITDLSTMAGLAEETYEMRWHKGSAAAPGAVFKGKNRNGARTWTTTCTVTDAEPGRTFAFDVKAAGIPVAHWRYDITAAEHGSTVTESTWDRRPGWFKAIAGRATGVPDRDSANARHIARTLERLKSVAEAR; from the coding sequence ATGACTGCTCCCGTGACCGCCTGTGTTCCGATCGCGGCCGATCCCGCCGTGGTGTACGCCCTGATCACCGATCTTTCGACGATGGCAGGTCTCGCCGAGGAGACGTACGAGATGCGGTGGCACAAGGGCAGCGCAGCAGCACCGGGTGCGGTGTTCAAGGGCAAGAACCGCAACGGCGCGAGGACGTGGACGACGACGTGCACCGTGACCGATGCCGAACCGGGCCGCACGTTCGCCTTCGATGTGAAGGCCGCCGGGATCCCCGTCGCGCACTGGCGGTACGACATCACCGCCGCCGAGCACGGGTCCACGGTCACCGAGTCCACATGGGACCGCAGGCCGGGCTGGTTCAAGGCCATCGCCGGCCGTGCCACCGGAGTCCCGGACCGCGACAGCGCGAACGCGCGGCACATCGCACGTACTCTGGAACGACTCAAATCTGTGGCGGAGGCCCGTTGA
- a CDS encoding cytochrome P450 gives MTEAVTVARPAPAIRAAHLPPGPPLPRFVQGLAFSAARRRVVTRLARRYGDVFTMNIPVFGRTVLVADPQLAKQVYAANTDDVGNIQPNLSRMLGPGSVFALDGTDHRRRRKLLTPPFHGRSIKNYERIFEEETLREAASWPDGQEFETLEPMMRITLNAILRTVFGADGEHLDELRRIIPPWVTLGSRLAVLPTPKRNYGRLTPWGRLAAYRAQYDDVVERLIDRVEADPDFDQRDDILALLLRSTYEDGSSMSRKDISDELLTLLAAGHETTASTMGWVFERISRHPEVLEQLVAEAATGDNEYRQATIAEVQRVRTVIDFSGRHVYAPSFQLGQWTIPRGYSIMVAIAHIQEREEEFADPHRFDPQRFVGNRPGPGWIPYGGGTRRCVGAVFANIEMDVVLRTVLRHFVIEPTTAPDEKVHPRGVAYTPASGGRVVMRRRREPLGV, from the coding sequence ATGACCGAAGCAGTGACCGTCGCACGTCCCGCACCCGCCATCCGCGCGGCGCACCTCCCGCCGGGCCCGCCGCTGCCGAGGTTCGTTCAGGGCCTTGCCTTCTCGGCCGCGCGACGCCGGGTCGTCACTCGGTTGGCGCGCAGGTACGGCGATGTCTTCACGATGAACATCCCGGTGTTCGGGCGCACCGTGCTGGTTGCCGACCCGCAACTGGCCAAGCAGGTGTACGCAGCCAACACCGACGATGTCGGCAACATTCAGCCGAATCTCAGCCGCATGCTGGGGCCCGGGTCGGTGTTCGCCCTCGACGGCACGGATCACCGGCGCAGGCGCAAACTGCTCACGCCGCCGTTCCACGGGCGCAGCATCAAGAACTACGAGCGGATCTTCGAAGAGGAGACCCTGCGCGAGGCGGCGTCCTGGCCTGACGGTCAGGAATTCGAGACGCTCGAGCCGATGATGCGGATCACGCTCAACGCGATCCTGCGCACGGTGTTCGGCGCCGACGGTGAGCACCTCGACGAACTGCGCCGCATCATCCCGCCGTGGGTGACGCTCGGCTCGCGCCTGGCGGTCCTGCCGACGCCGAAGCGCAATTACGGACGCCTAACCCCGTGGGGCCGGCTCGCGGCCTACCGCGCGCAGTACGACGACGTCGTGGAACGGCTCATCGACCGGGTCGAGGCAGACCCGGATTTCGATCAGCGCGACGACATCCTGGCACTGCTGCTGCGCAGCACCTACGAAGACGGATCATCCATGTCGCGCAAGGACATCAGCGACGAACTGTTGACGCTGCTGGCGGCCGGCCACGAGACGACGGCCTCGACCATGGGCTGGGTGTTCGAGCGCATCAGCAGGCATCCCGAGGTGCTCGAGCAGCTCGTGGCCGAGGCGGCCACCGGCGACAACGAGTACCGACAGGCCACCATCGCCGAGGTGCAGCGGGTCCGCACCGTCATCGACTTCTCCGGTCGCCACGTGTATGCGCCGTCATTCCAGTTGGGCCAGTGGACGATTCCGCGCGGCTACTCGATCATGGTGGCGATCGCGCACATCCAGGAGCGCGAGGAGGAGTTCGCGGACCCGCACCGGTTCGACCCGCAGCGGTTCGTCGGGAACCGGCCCGGTCCTGGCTGGATCCCCTACGGTGGCGGCACCCGCCGCTGCGTGGGCGCTGTCTTCGCGAACATCGAGATGGACGTCGTACTGCGGACGGTGTTGCGCCACTTCGTCATCGAGCCCACGACCGCACCCGACGAGAAGGTGCACCCCCGCGGGGTGGCGTACACCCCGGCGTCGGGTGGCCGGGTCGTGATGCGGCGCCGCCGCGAACCGCTGGGCGTCTGA
- the msrA gene encoding peptide-methionine (S)-S-oxide reductase MsrA has product MSTHSTAILAGGCFWGMQDLIRRQPGVVSTRVGYTGGTNDHPTYRNHPGHAEAVEIVYDPAQTSYRDLLEFFFQIHDPTTKDRQGNDVGSSYRSAIFYLDEEQKRVALDTIADVDASGLWPGKVVTEVTPAGDFWEAEPEHQDYLVKYPNGYTCHFPRPGWKLPRRQTASQ; this is encoded by the coding sequence ATGAGCACTCACTCCACGGCAATCCTCGCCGGCGGCTGCTTCTGGGGTATGCAGGATCTGATCCGCAGGCAACCAGGTGTGGTCTCCACCCGGGTCGGCTACACCGGCGGCACCAACGATCATCCGACGTACCGCAATCATCCCGGTCACGCCGAGGCGGTCGAAATCGTCTACGACCCGGCGCAGACCAGCTACCGCGACCTGCTGGAGTTCTTCTTCCAGATCCACGACCCGACCACCAAGGACCGGCAGGGCAACGACGTCGGCTCGAGCTACCGCTCGGCGATCTTCTACCTCGACGAGGAGCAGAAGCGGGTCGCCCTTGACACCATCGCCGACGTCGACGCTTCCGGGTTGTGGCCGGGCAAGGTGGTCACCGAAGTGACCCCGGCGGGCGACTTCTGGGAGGCCGAACCCGAGCACCAGGACTACCTGGTGAAGTACCCCAACGGCTACACCTGCCACTTCCCGCGGCCTGGCTGGAAACTGCCGCGCCGCCAGACCGCGAGCCAGTAA
- a CDS encoding DNA-3-methyladenine glycosylase family protein: MRSATVVFSGPASPGLTLAPLRRGGIDPCYRVDSDGAIWRTSLMPSGPVTARITRAAVDAADCQAWGEGADEFIDRLPALLGVDDDDSGFAPAEPTIAKARRLVPHLRLGRTGRMLEALIPAIIEQRVYGLDAWRAWRTLVTKFGTPAPGPAPAGMRVVPSAEVWRRIPSWEFHRANIDPGRARTIVLCAQRADSLERLTPERAAAGLRSLPGVGEWTVAETLQRTFGDADALSVGDYHLAKLVGQALLGEPVDDPGMVELLEPLRPHRHRAVRLLEASGMFVYRRRAARQAIPNLRAL; this comes from the coding sequence GTGCGCAGCGCGACGGTGGTGTTCAGCGGGCCGGCCAGTCCGGGTCTGACGCTGGCTCCGCTGCGCCGCGGCGGCATCGACCCGTGCTACCGCGTGGATTCCGACGGGGCGATCTGGCGCACCAGCCTGATGCCCAGCGGACCGGTGACCGCACGGATCACGCGCGCGGCGGTCGACGCCGCCGACTGCCAGGCGTGGGGCGAGGGCGCCGACGAGTTCATCGACCGGCTGCCCGCGCTGCTGGGTGTCGACGACGACGATTCCGGTTTCGCCCCGGCGGAGCCCACCATCGCCAAGGCGCGCAGGCTCGTTCCGCATCTGCGCCTCGGGCGGACCGGCCGCATGCTGGAGGCCCTGATCCCGGCAATCATCGAACAACGGGTCTACGGGCTGGACGCGTGGCGGGCATGGCGCACCTTGGTGACGAAGTTCGGTACACCGGCGCCCGGCCCCGCGCCGGCCGGCATGCGGGTGGTGCCCAGCGCCGAGGTGTGGCGTCGCATCCCGTCGTGGGAGTTTCACCGGGCCAACATCGATCCCGGCCGAGCCCGCACCATCGTCTTGTGCGCCCAGCGCGCGGACTCGCTGGAACGGTTGACGCCCGAGCGGGCGGCCGCCGGGCTGCGGTCGCTGCCCGGTGTGGGCGAGTGGACCGTCGCCGAGACCCTGCAGCGGACGTTCGGCGACGCCGACGCGCTGTCGGTGGGCGATTATCACCTCGCCAAACTCGTGGGCCAGGCGTTACTCGGTGAGCCGGTCGACGATCCGGGCATGGTCGAGTTGCTCGAACCGCTGCGGCCCCACCGCCACCGTGCGGTGCGCCTGTTGGAGGCCAGCGGAATGTTCGTCTACCGGCGGCGCGCGGCGCGGCAGGCGATTCCGAACCTGCGCGCATTGTGA
- a CDS encoding DUF427 domain-containing protein encodes MTERPVLQPTAEHPITVAPTGRHVTVRVNGEVIAETDNALTLREASYPPVQYIPLADVDASRTGSELTRSDTTTYCPYKGEAGYYNVGALDDVIWTYEHPYPSVAAIAGHVAFYPDKAEITVS; translated from the coding sequence ATGACCGAACGTCCCGTACTCCAGCCCACTGCCGAGCACCCCATCACCGTCGCGCCCACCGGCAGACATGTCACCGTCCGGGTCAACGGCGAGGTGATCGCCGAGACCGACAATGCCCTGACGCTGCGGGAGGCGTCCTATCCGCCCGTGCAGTACATCCCGCTCGCCGACGTCGACGCGTCACGCACGGGTTCCGAGCTGACTCGCAGCGACACCACGACGTACTGCCCCTACAAGGGCGAGGCCGGCTACTACAACGTGGGAGCGCTCGACGACGTCATCTGGACCTACGAGCATCCCTACCCGTCCGTCGCCGCGATCGCCGGCCACGTGGCGTTCTATCCGGACAAGGCCGAGATCACGGTCTCGTAA
- a CDS encoding nuclear transport factor 2 family protein, whose amino-acid sequence MSRFSRDELTAAFDRFEATVDTAARTKDWDVWVGHYTPDVDYIEHAAGTMKGREEVRAWIWKTMTSFPGNHMTSFPSLWTVIDETTGRVICELDNPMVDPGDGTIISATNISILTYAGDGLWSRQEDVYNPLRFAAAAMKWCRKAAELGTLTDEAAAWMAKMGDRR is encoded by the coding sequence ATGAGCAGGTTCAGTCGCGACGAACTCACGGCGGCGTTCGACCGATTCGAGGCGACGGTGGACACCGCGGCCCGCACCAAGGACTGGGACGTCTGGGTGGGGCACTACACCCCCGATGTCGACTACATCGAGCACGCCGCCGGCACCATGAAAGGCCGCGAAGAGGTGCGCGCCTGGATCTGGAAGACCATGACCAGCTTCCCCGGAAACCACATGACGTCGTTCCCGTCACTGTGGACCGTGATCGACGAAACGACCGGTCGGGTCATCTGCGAACTCGACAACCCCATGGTCGATCCCGGTGACGGCACCATCATCAGCGCCACCAACATCTCGATCCTCACCTACGCCGGCGACGGCCTGTGGAGCAGGCAGGAAGACGTGTACAACCCGTTGCGCTTCGCCGCCGCGGCGATGAAATGGTGCCGCAAGGCCGCCGAACTCGGAACGCTGACCGACGAGGCTGCGGCATGGATGGCCAAGATGGGGGACCGCCGGTGA
- a CDS encoding Dps family protein — MTSFTIPGLSDQKASDVADLLQKQLSTYNDLHLTLKHIHWNVVGPNFIGVHEMIDPQVELVRGYADEVAERIATLGKSPKGTPGAIIEDRTWDDYSVERDTVQAHLAALDLVYNGVIEDTRKAIEKLEELDLVSQDLLIDHASELEKFQWFVRAHLESAGGQLTHEGQSTEKGAADKARRKSA; from the coding sequence ATGACCTCATTCACCATTCCGGGCCTGTCCGACCAGAAGGCAAGCGATGTCGCGGATCTGCTGCAGAAGCAGCTCAGCACGTACAACGATCTGCATCTGACGCTCAAGCACATCCACTGGAACGTCGTGGGTCCGAACTTCATCGGCGTGCACGAGATGATCGATCCGCAGGTCGAACTGGTGCGTGGTTATGCCGACGAGGTGGCCGAGCGTATCGCGACCCTGGGCAAGTCGCCCAAGGGCACACCGGGGGCCATCATCGAAGACCGCACCTGGGACGACTACTCAGTGGAGCGTGACACCGTCCAGGCCCACCTCGCAGCGCTCGACCTGGTCTACAACGGTGTCATCGAAGACACCCGCAAGGCCATCGAGAAGCTGGAGGAGCTCGACCTGGTGTCGCAGGACCTGCTGATCGACCACGCGAGCGAGCTGGAGAAGTTCCAGTGGTTCGTGCGCGCGCACCTGGAGAGCGCAGGCGGTCAGCTGACGCACGAGGGGCAGTCCACCGAGAAGGGTGCCGCTGACAAGGCCCGACGCAAGTCGGCCTGA
- a CDS encoding NAD-dependent epimerase/dehydratase family protein yields MSTALVIGANGFLGSHVLRQLVAADDGSEIRAMVRPGANTVGIDDLDVTRFTGDIFDADVLRAAMSGCDAVYYCVVDTRGWLRDPAPLFRTNVEGTRHVLDIALEPEIAAGLRKFVYTSSYVTVGRRRGRRATEDDMIDLRRVTPYVRSRVQAEELVLRYATERGLPAVAMCVSTTYGSGDWGRTPHGAIIAGAAFGKLPFVMSGIELEAVGVDDAARALILAADKGRVGERYLISEKLIGNAEVVRIAAEAAGVAAPRRSIPLPLSYLLAAMGTVKGRLRGTDERLSLQSLRLMRAECELDHSKAVRELGWRPRPVEESIAEAAKFWVGLRAAQPARRRD; encoded by the coding sequence GTGAGTACCGCACTGGTCATCGGCGCCAACGGATTTCTGGGCTCACATGTGCTGCGTCAGTTGGTCGCCGCTGACGACGGATCCGAGATCCGGGCGATGGTGCGGCCCGGCGCCAACACCGTCGGCATCGACGACCTGGACGTCACCCGGTTCACGGGCGACATCTTCGACGCAGACGTGCTGCGCGCGGCCATGTCCGGTTGCGACGCCGTGTACTACTGCGTCGTCGACACCAGGGGTTGGCTGCGCGATCCGGCCCCGCTGTTCCGGACCAATGTCGAGGGCACGCGCCACGTCCTCGACATCGCGCTCGAACCCGAGATTGCTGCGGGTTTGCGGAAGTTCGTCTACACCAGCAGCTACGTCACGGTCGGCCGCCGCCGCGGTCGTCGCGCCACCGAGGACGACATGATCGACCTTCGCCGTGTCACACCGTATGTGCGTTCACGCGTGCAGGCCGAGGAACTCGTCCTGCGATACGCCACCGAGCGCGGTCTGCCCGCGGTCGCGATGTGCGTGTCGACGACCTACGGCAGCGGCGACTGGGGTCGCACACCGCACGGCGCGATCATCGCGGGCGCAGCATTCGGCAAGCTGCCGTTCGTGATGAGTGGCATCGAACTGGAAGCCGTCGGTGTCGACGACGCCGCACGGGCCCTCATCCTCGCCGCGGACAAAGGCAGGGTGGGCGAGCGGTACCTGATCTCCGAGAAACTCATCGGGAACGCCGAGGTCGTCAGAATCGCCGCCGAGGCCGCAGGCGTCGCTGCGCCGCGCCGGTCGATACCGCTGCCGCTGTCCTACCTGTTGGCGGCGATGGGCACGGTGAAGGGGAGGCTACGCGGGACCGACGAGCGGTTGTCGCTGCAGTCGTTGCGGCTCATGCGTGCCGAGTGCGAACTCGACCACTCGAAAGCGGTACGCGAACTCGGTTGGCGGCCAAGGCCTGTCGAGGAATCGATCGCCGAGGCCGCCAAGTTCTGGGTGGGCCTGCGTGCGGCACAACCGGCACGCCGACGCGACTGA
- the aqpZ gene encoding aquaporin Z: MRTPTMTHRLTAEFIGTFWLVLGGCGSAVFAAKFVADDGVSLGIGFLGVALAFGLTVLTGVYAFGVISGGHFNPAVTLGAALAKRVEWGAVLPYWISQVCGGLLAGLVIYVVAKGKVGWSAIGNMAANGYGDHSPGGYSLLAVLIAEIVLTGIFLLVILGSTDDRAPKGFAGLSIGLTLTLIHLISIPISNTSVNPARSTAVAFFNGDGAPAQLWAFWVAPLVGAAIAGLAYPYLFGRAEELADRPVRDDALDGTQEG; this comes from the coding sequence ATGCGAACGCCAACGATGACGCACCGATTGACCGCCGAGTTCATCGGAACTTTCTGGCTTGTGCTCGGCGGATGCGGCAGCGCGGTCTTCGCCGCGAAGTTCGTCGCCGACGACGGGGTGTCACTGGGAATCGGATTCCTCGGCGTGGCCCTGGCATTCGGGCTCACGGTACTCACCGGCGTCTACGCTTTCGGCGTCATCTCCGGAGGCCATTTCAACCCTGCCGTGACGTTGGGCGCGGCACTCGCCAAACGCGTCGAGTGGGGTGCCGTGCTGCCGTACTGGATCTCGCAGGTGTGCGGCGGCCTGCTGGCCGGTCTGGTGATCTATGTCGTCGCCAAGGGCAAGGTGGGGTGGTCCGCCATCGGCAACATGGCCGCCAACGGCTATGGCGACCACTCCCCCGGTGGCTACTCGCTGCTGGCGGTGTTGATCGCCGAGATCGTGCTGACGGGGATCTTCCTGCTGGTCATCCTGGGTTCGACGGATGATCGCGCCCCGAAGGGGTTCGCGGGGTTGTCGATCGGCCTGACGCTGACCCTGATCCACCTGATATCGATCCCGATTTCGAACACGTCGGTGAACCCCGCCCGTTCGACGGCGGTGGCGTTCTTCAACGGCGACGGGGCGCCCGCGCAGCTGTGGGCATTCTGGGTGGCCCCGCTGGTCGGGGCCGCGATCGCCGGTCTTGCGTATCCCTACCTGTTCGGGAGGGCCGAGGAGCTCGCTGATCGGCCCGTGCGTGACGACGCGCTCGACGGCACGCAAGAGGGATGA